One stretch of Vulpes lagopus strain Blue_001 chromosome X, ASM1834538v1, whole genome shotgun sequence DNA includes these proteins:
- the LOC121483393 gene encoding LOW QUALITY PROTEIN: T-complex protein 11 X-linked protein 2-like (The sequence of the model RefSeq protein was modified relative to this genomic sequence to represent the inferred CDS: inserted 1 base in 1 codon; substituted 1 base at 1 genomic stop codon): METMYNGFWDHLKEQLLNTPPDFTCALKLLKEVKENLLSLLLPHQNRLRNEFEESLDMDLLKQETEYGALDVPHLSTHILNLMIMLCAQVRDEAVQKLESMTDPVQLLKVIFHVPGLMKMDIQSLQPYLQEHSVQYEQAKFQELLDKQPSLLDYTTKWLTKVATDLTTPSPSSPASPSSSSLACSPPNWVSNNSEIPNPTMVLXQAYLNLLLWDPDNDNFPESSLLKHLLMDRIQLQKMESHLHQLTVLASVLLVARCFSGNVSFNSPEFVDKLKCITKALTEXFNSRPQETMLSVSEQVSREIHQGLKDMDLTALSSDNTASLIGQLQNIAKKENCVCNIIDQRIHLFLKCCLVHGMQESLQDFPGGLSLIEGELAELSWKFFNLMHHNQQVFSPYYAKILKNIIPPAQAHETEVEFI; encoded by the exons ATGGAGACAATGTACAATGGTTTTTGGGACCATCTGAAAGAGCAGCTATTGAATACTCCCCCTGACTTCACTTGTgctcttaaacttttaaaagaagttaaGGAG AATTTGCTATCACTGCTGTTACCACACCAGAACCGCCTAAGAAATGAGTTTGAAGAATCTCTGGACATGGATCTCCTCAAGCAGGAAACAGAATATGGGGCCCTGGATGTCCCTCATCTCTCTACGCACATTCTTAATTTGATGATCATGTTATGTGCACAAGTCCGCGATGAAGCAGTGCAGAAACTAGAAAGCATGACAGATCCTGTGCAGTTGCTGAA GGTTATCTTCCATGTTCCGGGCCTGATGAAAATGGACATCCAGAGCCTTCAACCCTACCTGCAGGAACATTCTGTCCAGTATGAACAAGCTAAATTCCAGGAACTCCTTGACAAGCAGCCcag TCTCCTTGATTACACCACAAAATGGCTAACCAAAGTAGCAACAGACCTCACTACACCATCTCCAAGTTCTCCTGCCTCTCCTAGCTCCTCCAGCTTGGCCTGTTCACCTCCAAATTGGGTATCTAACAACTCAGAGATCCCCAATCCCACAATGGTGC TACAGGCTTACCTGAACCTTCTTCTCTGGGATCCTGACAATGACAATTTCCCTGAG TCTTCCCTGTTGAAACATTTGTTGATGGACAGAATCCAGCTACAGAAGATGGAGTCCCACTTGCACCAGTTAACTGTCCTGGCCTCAGTCTTGCTAGTAGCCAGATGTTTCTCTGGTAATGTCTCATTCAACTCACCTGAATTTGTGGATAAACTGAAATGCATAACCAAGGCTCTGACAGAATAATTTAACTCCAG GCCTCAAGAGACTATGCTGAGTGTGAGTGAACAGGTGTCCCGGGAAATCCATCAAGGCCTCAAAGACATGGACCTTACTGCCTTGAGCAGTGA TAACACAGCATCTCTTATAGGCCAACTCCAGAATATCGCCAAGAAGGAGAACTGTGTTTGTAACATCATTG ATCAGCGAATCCATTTGTTTCTCAAATGTTGTTTGGTTCATGGCATGCAGGAATCTCTGCAAGACTTCCCTGGAGGCCTCAGTCTCATTGAAGGGGAGTTGGCAGAACTAAGCTGGAAGTTTTTCAATTTGATGCATCACAATCAGCAGGTATTTAGCCCCTATTATgccaaaatccttaaaaatatcatCCCTCCAGCTCAGGCACATGAAACAGAAGTGGAGTTTATCTGA